A single window of Loxodonta africana isolate mLoxAfr1 chromosome 10, mLoxAfr1.hap2, whole genome shotgun sequence DNA harbors:
- the LOC135232478 gene encoding LOW QUALITY PROTEIN: epididymal secretory protein E3-beta-like (The sequence of the model RefSeq protein was modified relative to this genomic sequence to represent the inferred CDS: substituted 1 base at 1 genomic stop codon) → MRGQNLSRKXFMKQHHLRPSLEFNQYKCDVLMREIEGLKEKNSHIFLYTAWQQIENICFKTWRERYRNVYVWSQQPFKILSCKRKDFNYSHREKRSYNHVEFHCSMKGYVDSIEDMRVLEFIDT, encoded by the coding sequence ATGCGTGGCCAGAACCTCTCCCGGAAGTAGTTCATGAAACAGCACCACCTGAGGCCAAGCCTGGAATTCAACCAGTACAAATGCGATGTCCTCATGAGGGAAATAGAAGGTCTGAAAGAGAAGAACTCTCACATCTTCCTCTACACTGCATGGCAACAAATTGAGAACATTTGTTTTAAGACCTGGAGAGAGCGATACAGAAATGTGTATGTGTGGTCCCAGCAACCCTTCAAAATACTCAGTTGTAAAAGGAAGGATTTCAATTATAGCCACAGAGAGAAAAGGAGCTACAACCACGTTGAATTCCATTGTAGCATGAAAGGGTATGTCGATAGCATAGAGGACATGCGAGTGCTAGAATTTATTGATACCTAG